CATGACACAGAGATCGGGAACTGCAAATATGTGGCACTGGAACAAGCCTTACAAATGttgcattttaagaatttttttttttttacagtttgcctcttttaaaaaattgaagttacAGCTAAGAGTTAACTACGTACAGTGAAGCAGTTTGGGAATGTTAGAGATTAGAAAATACGATGAatgataaagggaaaaaaaaagccataattCTTGCTGGCTTTATATTGTATTGCCTTCAAAAGCAACTGTACATATTGCAATCAGTTCATAGTTTAATATTTCTACTAATCTGTTTTAGGAGAGTAAATGTCTTTCAAGGTTTCCAGTTCCTCTATGAGCTTCTTGTTCTGAACTTCCAGCACTGCAACTCGACTCTCCAGACATTTGACATATTCTTTCTTTCGACGTCGACATTCTTTAGCAGCTTCCCTATAAGAGAGTAGAAGCAAAAgggcaaaaacaaaacattttttttcacatgcatGCTACTGACAGGGAGGTTGAAGTAAGCTTGGTAAATGTGATCGTGGTGTTCCAAATCCTGGGACAACATTCCCAATGCGATTCCAAACCCTAAGCCAAACTGGGTTCTGAAGGGTCACAAGCATCCCTTCCACAAGTCCACATGGCAATTAGTAAGACTGCTGCATCTCCTGCCTTGATTAGAGCTCTGGGCAAACAAGGCCCAAGTCAAAGTCACTCTGCTTTACGGCAGTAAAGATCTTTGAGGGCCTTGAGTTCCTCAATGAGAGTCTTGTTCTGGTTTTCAAGCACAGCCACACGGTTTTCAAGACATTTGacatattctttcttcttcctgcgaCACTCCCGGGCAGCTTCCCTGGAACCAACACAAGGCAAATGACAACAGGAACAACCTCTCAGCACAATCCAGAGCGGCTTGTGAGTCTCTGCCCCCCAGACTCAACTGCCGGTCAGTCCTTGGGGATGTCCGCACGGAGCCGCACAACAGTCGTAACCGAGCACATGCCTCATTGGGAGGTTAGCCTAAGACAGCAGGAACGACGGCAGAGCACAACAATTCGCCCGGCATCCGTTGTAAATGGTGTTTTCTTAGGGCACACGTCCCATGGTCACAGTGACCAGCAAGATTTTCAGTAACCGAAACGATAGGACCACATCCCCAAGTGGAACTTCTACAAAAACATTTACAGATCTTTTCAattctcttaattatttttgtcCACCAAAAGCCACATATTCCATCACAATGAGTTAACTTTATTTGAtcaaaaatgattagaaaaattaATCCTTAGAAACCAGTGTCAGCACTGGAGATTTTAATTCTTCAAGACTAAATCTCAGTAAAACAAGATCAATCATGACTGCAAGCCAACAGTTTGTCGGCTAGAAAACAACATGGATAAGAATAACAATAAACAAATCATGCACATTTTCATAAACCAAAATAGAAGGGACTCTGCTTCTGAAAactaaggaaggagagaagagagggtaCAGAATACAACCCTCAATAATTCAGATAACTTAAATCCAGAAATGTGAGAACACCACAGCTGAAGTCATGGAAAGGACGCGAGAGATGCATCTGCTAACCAGGATTTAAAGCACTGCAGACACGCCCAGAGGAAGGCCAGACCAGCAGCCAAagcaacacacacaaacaaacagaggAGCTGAGTTAGTCATTTTCACACATAACCCTGCCAAAATACAATGGACATGgccaacattttctttctttctccttcttttcagggtgggggggggggggctactaCATCATTGAACTCCTCTAGAGAATATACCCTCTGATAACAGTTTTATTTTGGAGTGTTCCTTTGAGAATAACTGCCTTTGGCGTACCCATCATATCAAAAAGCCTACATTGAAACAGGTAATTCAAATATGTATAAGCAAAAGTTGTGTTGAACGTCTAATCGCCAGTTACTGTAATGCCAGTTAGCACTGCTGCAATTCTGGACTAGGAGTGACACATGCAACACATGTGGccaattctgttttatttttaggataGTTGATGCTCACTAACAACTGGTTATCTGTGTTTTCTCTGTGGGAAGCAAGGGTCAGCAGAAGAGAGCCCTTGAAATCCCAATGAACTGCAGGAAAAGATCGAGCCCTACTCCCCAGCCAAGAACAAAGCCATCACCCTGTGAACGTGAAAGGTTCTCAGACTTCTTAACTGGTTAACAGAAAAATTAACAGTGTAAAAGTGAACACAATCTGATAAGCACAGATGAATTTAATCTAAATCATGCACACGGCAATGCCAAGAATAAATCCAAGCACACTTATACGTTTGCCAGTTtgggaacacaattcaactcttccacaaagaaactaaaatacaTTTCTGAACACCAAGGTTTTTGTGATTAAATCATTATATTAAATTCTAGGTCTGGAAGGAAGATAGATGGTCATTTTACAAAACAAGTTACtactaaatgaaattttaaatgtcgAATAGCTGTGTTGTGGGATGTCTAATGTTTCAAGTGTAATTTACCAAGCTGTGCTATTTCTCGTGAGTATGGATACTTCGTGTCTCATGCGCCTGCATGCATGTTACCAGAGTCAAAATATTCCAGGCACAAAGCTCTGGATGGCCACACCAGTAGGTGGTACATTCCTAAGTAGTCTCGGCTAAGGAAGACACCTGTTTCTTCTATTAATAGTTAGCTCCATTTTCAGGCCTTGCATTGGTCTGGATATACCCTTAGCATGGAGAGGAAGTACATGGCAAAGAGGAAAAGCTGACAAGgttattaaagaaataacaacTGTAGCTGGATTGGCAGAAATACAATTAAGTATCTATTATGAATGCCAGCCAAGGAATTTAGCTGAGAGAATGTGTAAGAGGTCTTTGACATTAATAAGTAAATCCTACATACTCTCCATAGAGCTAAATCTGCAGCTGACACCGGGGTCTCTTTGAGGTGACCTGGTGTTAGTGCAGGGTGGGCTCTGGGGAAAGACGGCCTGACTGCAGTTCCAGGTTCTGTCCAGTTTGGGCTGTGTGATCTTAATCAGCTTGTTAcctgacctctctgaacctcagtttctcatctgtaaagtaagggAGAATAACCAGACCTACTCTCATGTGAAAGCTATgtgtgagttaaaaaaaaaaaatggtagagggcttccctggtggcgcagtggttgagagtccgcctgctgatgcaggggacacgggtttgtgccccggtccgggaagatcccacatgccgcgaagcggctgggcccgtgagccatggctactgagcctgtgcgtccggagcctgtgctccgcaacgggagaggccacaacagtgagaggcccacgtatcgcaaaaaaacccacaaaaaaacggTAGAAACAAGCACTGAAAACTTGCTCAGCAGACACTGAGCAACCGAAGAGCCATTCATCATCTGCTTTTCTCTTGTCCTGCTCTGAAACTGAAATTTGGAAGCTAAAATAGACCCTTCTCAGAATCCCGTGCACCTAGGGGCTCTCTTGTTTATTTCTAGCCAATGAAATGTGCAAGAACACGTGAGAAAATGAGAGAGGGAACTGGAAGCGTATGTACGATAGGAGGCATCTCTATGCGGTGGGGCTGTGGGTAATTTTAACTCTTCCTCTTGCTTTGTACTTGTCCCCAGCTAGAATTTTTCACAATAGATTGTACTTGGGtataatagagaaaaaacaaagttacaaaatagataaaagaaaactacatgtaaaagacttaGAAAATTCTGAACTCACACTCAgatttattttgctcacaaagAAGCTAAAAATTATACGTATCACCTACTTCACAAAGTAAATACCAAGTACAAAATGaatctttatttgtaataaagTCCTTCCATTATCagttaaaaaatgaatgtatcgggcttccctggtggcgcagtggttgagagtccgcctgccaatgcaggggacacgggttcgtgccccggtctgggaggatcccgcgtgccgtggagcagctgggcccgtaagccatggctgctgagcctgtgcgtctggagcctgagcgtccggagcctgtgctccgcagcgggagacaccacaacagtgaggggcccgcgtaccgaaaaaaaaaaaaaaaaaaaaaaaaatgaatgtatctTTTAGACATTACCCTAAAACACATGAGGATGTACGGCCTGCTGATGAAACAGTTTCATGCCTGGAACTCTGACTAGAAGACTTACTTAGCACATGCAGAGCACAAGCCCACATAAAATGCCACACAACATGTAACTTGGGAGAAATAGCTGaggaaaagttaattttttaaaagccccacAGTAATAAATGATATGTCCCCTAAGTGGTTGCGGTTTCTAGTGAAACATCTTACCTATTTTTCATTAGCCTCAGCTCTCGTTTGCGTGTTGCTTCCTCTGCTAGTTGCTGGGGACTGTGCAGGCTTCCCGGCGAGGCAGCCATCACTACTCCCTGTGGCAAAGCAGTAGTTGGAGCTCGGATCTGGTAAGTCGGCATGTCACCAGTGGTGGCtgcaatgaaacaaaatatcacGTTATATAAACAACTTATGACTTGATATTTTACGTAAAATTGACCTGGAAATAACATACttctttttacatgttttaagAGGTGAGCTTGCTAATGTTTAAGATGATTATTCTGAACATTATAGAAATTTTAGGTATCAAAGATCCCTTCAGCATTTGGAACAATGATACTCAGCATGCTCTATACATTTAATTGAAAGGTTTTTATCAAAGGCTAAAGTAGACAGGCTTTTCAACTGATAGTTCATTTAGCCTAAAATCAGTGGTGTGCTGATAAATATTTAACCACCAGCtctctaagggggaaaaaaaaagccctggtCCGTAGTGTTTATCATTCCCATGATGTAAATGCTttcaccatggccaatttcaagctaccgaTATGACTTCACTAAATGTAGAGTTGGAAAGACATACAACAATAAGTAGCACACCATACAGACAAAATAGAtgtaaataacctcaagagcatAGATACAATTATTAGAAATGATGagttttaagtatttattaatgttgtttttaatgtaatttgttaaatatatatgtatttatatctttagtttttaATAATGTCTGTTTTTGCAACCAGTTCATAAAAATCCTGAAAACTTAATAATTGGCCCCAGCAAATGAGTGGGAGCTGGCCCTAGCACACCACTGCAAACATTTTAATTAAGAAGAACATCTCCATCCTCTGAATACCCCAGCTAAGAGATTTTCCTAAACCCTGCAGCATGCCTGAAACAGTTCCTGAATGTCTTTAAGTGCAAGTCTTATTAACAGGTGATGACTGGTACTGGTACTGGTACTGGAAGGAAAATACTAGCTTACTGTATTTTCAGCTTAAAAACAAGGACAAAATAAGAAACAGGAAAGCTCTACTTAAAACTGGTTTCTCTAGGGAAGgataatttttgtctttcttagaTTTCTTGGGATAATAATACATTTCtaagtattcattttttaaaacacattttctaattATAGTATAATCACAGTTAAATGacagatttaaatatttatttagtattcaGAGCGAATACTAAAAGTCCCAAAGTGtaataatttaatttcaaaatttgtctATCTACTGCAATAAACACAGGTTCCTAGGAAGGACAGATGGATTTAAGTGATTAAACATGTTTCTACCACCAATGTGTCAACTTTGAGAACGTATGGTCCAGAATTAATTTGACGTTTTGATGAGATATTACAAAATACATGCTCTCTCAAAGCTAAATGcaagaaaaaggttaaaaaatcCTATAAAATCCTATAAAAATTGGTCTGATCTaaatcccaatcaaaatatgaAATGCATCACTGCTGTAtgtcattaaaatgtattataccTATTGagtaagaaacaaaattttaccCAAAGGGAGACAcagacttttttcacttaagtaGAATATTATCACTGAAAATAGCCAAGcagtttaaaatgttaattgaaaACTGATCTATGTGCTTCTTTTGGGTAAATGCCAGGTGTCTTCCCTCTAGGGCTCAAGAGTTaggtgaaagaataaaaatatggctttgggggcttccctggtggctcagtggttgagaatccgcctgctgatgcaggggacacaggttcgtgccccggtccgggaagatcgcacatgccgcggagcagctgggcccgtgagccatggccgctgagcctgtgctccgcaacgggagaggccacaacagtgagaggcccgcgtaacgcaaaaaaaaaaaaaaaaaagggctttggGTGAAGATCATTCAATTCTTCATAAGGTttacaaaaatatcatttataaggttcttctttctatatataatttaataaacaaTGGTGAATAAACAGTAACTGTGATAGATATAATGATCACCAGCAGAATCTCTATTAATAAACTtgggaaaaatcctaaatttgTTTTCATGACTAATTAAAATATTGTACATACATATGTCTCATTAGGTGTCatagaaatttttgaaatattgaagaagataactttaaaaatcagttgtaaacttactaaagatttttttt
Above is a genomic segment from Tursiops truncatus isolate mTurTru1 chromosome 2, mTurTru1.mat.Y, whole genome shotgun sequence containing:
- the CREM gene encoding cAMP-responsive element modulator isoform X30, with the translated sequence MQKPIMAVTGDETATTGDMPTYQIRAPTTALPQGVVMAASPGSLHSPQQLAEEATRKRELRLMKNREAAKECRRRKKEYVKCLESRVAVLEVQNKKLIEELETLKDIYSPKTD
- the CREM gene encoding cAMP-responsive element modulator isoform X27, yielding MQKPIMAVTGDETDEETELAPSHISATTGDMPTYQIRAPTTALPQGVVMAASPGSLHSPQQLAEEATRKRELRLMKNREAARECRRKKKEYVKCLENRVAVLENQNKTLIEELKALKDLYCRKAE
- the CREM gene encoding cAMP-responsive element modulator isoform X29; its protein translation is MQKPIMAVTGDETATTGDMPTYQIRAPTTALPQGVVMAASPGSLHSPQQLAEEATRKRELRLMKNREAARECRRKKKEYVKCLENRVAVLENQNKTLIEELKALKDLYCRKAE
- the CREM gene encoding cAMP-responsive element modulator isoform X28, with amino-acid sequence MQKPIMAVTGDETDEETELAPSHISATTGDMPTYQIRAPTTALPQGVVMAASPGSLHSPQQLAEEATRKRELRLMKNREAAKECRRRKKEYVKCLESRVAVLEVQNKKLIEELETLKDIYSPKTD